CGGGGGTGCGGCGGGCGACGGCCGACAGGTCGACGTCCGGGGCGACCGGCTTGCCCTTCTGGTGGACCTTGAGGATCTCCAGACGGCCCTGCATGTCCGGGCGGTCGACCGCGATCTGGCGGTCGAAGCGGCCGGGGCGCAGCAGCGCGGGGTCGAGGATGTCGGGGCGGTTCGTGGCGGCGATGAGGATCACGCCGCCCTTCACGTCGAAGCCGTCCATCTCGACGAGCAGCTGGTTCAGCGTCTGCTCGCGCTCGTCGTGACCACCGCCGAGGCCGGCGCCGCGGTGGCGGCCGACCGCGTCGATCTCGTCGACGAAGACGATCGCCGGGGCGTTCGCCTTGGCCTGCTCGAAGAGGTCACGGACCCGGGAGGCACCGACACCGACGAACATCTCGACGAAGTCGGAACCGGAGATCGAGTAGAAGGGGACGCCCGCCTCGCCGGCGACGGCGCGCGCGAGGAGCGTCTTGCCGGTGCCGGGCGGGCCGTACAGGAGTACGCCCTTGGGAATCTTGGCGCCCACGGCCTGGAACTTCGCCGGTTCCTGGAGGAACTCCTTGATCTCGTGGAGTTCCTCGACGGCCTCGTCCGAGCCCGCGACGTCGGCGAATGTCGTCTTCGGGGTGTCCTTGGTGATGAGCTTGGCCTTGGACTTCCCGAAGTTCATGACTCGGGAGCCGCCGCCCTGCATCTGGTTCATCAGGAACAGGAAGACGACCACGATGAGGACGAAGGGGAGCAGGGACAGCAGGATCCCGACGAAGGCGTTCTGCTTCGTCGGCGAAACTGTGTATCCGTCCGGGATCTGCTTGTCCTGGTACTTGGTCTGCAGCGTGTTGGCAATGGTCACGCCCTGGTCGCCGATATAGCTCGCCTGGATCTTCGAGCTGTCCTTGACCTTCTCGCCGTCCTTGAGCGTGACCTTGATGGTCTGCTCGTCACCGGTGGTGAGTTTGGCCGACTCGACCTTGTTGTCGTTGATCGCTGCAATGACCTGGCCGGTGTCCACCGTCTTGTAGCCGCCGGACGAGCCGACGACCTGCATCAACACGACCACGGCAAGGACGGCCAGCACGATCCACATGACCGGCCCACGGAAGTATCGCTTCACGTCCATCCATACGGAGCGGTGTCGCCCCGTCCCTCCTGCCATAGTGAGTTTGATAAGACAGTTCTTCTGACGGTACCCCAGCTTTGTCACGCAAAGCCGCACGGGACGACTGGCGCACCCGTCTGCATGCCTTAACGGCGTGAGGCCCGTCGGGGTTCCCGATCTTCGTACGGGGCTTGGGCCCTTCGGGTTCAGCCGCCGTAGACGTGGGGCGCGAGCGTACCGACGAACGGGAGGTTCCGGTACTTCTCGGCGTAGTCGAGGCCGTAGCCGACGACGAACTCGTTGGGGATGTCGAAGCCGACCCATTCGACGTCGATGGCGACCTTGGCGGCCTCGGGCTTGCGCAGCAGCGTGCACACCTTGAGGGTGGCGGGCTCGCGCGAGCCGAGGTTGGAGATCAGCCAGGACAGCGTCAGACCGGAGTCGATGATGTCCTCGACGATCAGGACGTGGCGGCCCTTGATGTCGGTGTCCAGGTCCTTGAGGATCCGCACGACACCGGAGGACTGGGTGCCCGCGCCGTAGGACGACACGGCCATCCAGTCCATGGTGACGGGGGTGGACAGGGATCGGGCGAGGTCGGCCATGACCATCACCGCGCCCTTGAGGACACCGACGATGAGCAGGTCCTTGCCCGCGTATTCCGCGTCGATCTTCGCGGCCAGCTCGGCCAGCTTCGCGTCGATCTCTTCCTTGGTGATGAGCACCTCTTTGAGGTCGGTGCCCATGTCTTTCGCGTCCACCCGCATCACTTTCGGTTGTCCCAGCGGCCACCGGGACCGCCCACGACCACGTAAGCGGTCCTGCCGGAGGGCCCGGATTCAGCCTTGCCGAATCACCAGTCTGCCACCCTGGCGCTGGGCGACGACTTTGCCGGGGAGATTGATGGCCCCCTGGCCGCGCCAGCCGGTGATCAGCCGGTCGACCTCCTCGATGTGCCGGGCGAAGAGAGAACCGGCCGGAGCGCCCGCCTCGATGGCGGCGCGGCGCAGGATCCGGCGGCGTACGGCGGGCGGCAGGGCATAGAGCTTGGCGCACTCCAGGAGACCGGCGGCGTCCCGTACGGAGGATTCGGCCTGCCCCGCCCAGGCGTCGAGCGCGTCGGCATCGTCACGGGAGAGCTGGGCCGTACGGGCGAGTGCCTCGACGACACCCTTGCCCAGCGCCTTCTCCAGGGCGGGCAGGCCCTCGTGGCGCAGCCGGGAGCGGGTGTACGCCGGGTCGGCGTTGTGCGGGTCGTCCCAGACGGGCAGGGACTGGACCATGCACGCCTTGCGGGCGGTCTGCCGGTCGAGCTGGAGGAAGGGGCGGCGGTAGCGGCGGGCGGCTCCCGGCCCTCCGGAGACGGCCGCCATGCCGGACAGGGAGCGGATGCCGGAGCCGCGGGCCAAGCCCAGCAGGACGGTTTCGGCCTGGTCGTCGCGGGTGTGGCCGAGCAGGACGGCGGCGGCGCCGTGGCGGACGGCGGCGGAGTCGAGGGCGGCGTAGCGGGCGTCACGGGCGGCGGCCTCGGGGCCGCCTTCGCGGCCGACGGTCACGGCGGTGGCCTCCACGGGGTCGAGGCCGAGTTCGCGCAGCCGCTGGACCACTTCCCCGGCGCGCTGGTCGGAGCCGGGTTGGAGCCCGTGGTCGACGGTGACGCCGCCGGCCCGGATGCCGAGCCGGGGCGCCTCGAAGGCGAGGGCGGAGGCGAGGGCCATGGAGTCGGCGCCGCCGGAGCACGCCACGAGCACGAGCGGCGAGGCCGGTCGCTCGTGCGGGTCTGCTTCGGGGGTGGGGTGGTCGTTGAGGATGTCGTGAAGTACGCGGCGGACCGCCAGGCGTATCGCCGCGACCGCAGGATGGGGACCCACTGTCCGGTTCCCTTCATGAAGTTGTCGGGGGTGATCCCGAGGTTCGGTCACTCAGA
This Streptomyces sp. NBC_00377 DNA region includes the following protein-coding sequences:
- the ftsH gene encoding ATP-dependent zinc metalloprotease FtsH; its protein translation is MDVKRYFRGPVMWIVLAVLAVVVLMQVVGSSGGYKTVDTGQVIAAINDNKVESAKLTTGDEQTIKVTLKDGEKVKDSSKIQASYIGDQGVTIANTLQTKYQDKQIPDGYTVSPTKQNAFVGILLSLLPFVLIVVVFLFLMNQMQGGGSRVMNFGKSKAKLITKDTPKTTFADVAGSDEAVEELHEIKEFLQEPAKFQAVGAKIPKGVLLYGPPGTGKTLLARAVAGEAGVPFYSISGSDFVEMFVGVGASRVRDLFEQAKANAPAIVFVDEIDAVGRHRGAGLGGGHDEREQTLNQLLVEMDGFDVKGGVILIAATNRPDILDPALLRPGRFDRQIAVDRPDMQGRLEILKVHQKGKPVAPDVDLSAVARRTPGFTGADLSNVLNEAALLTARSDKKLIDNHSLDEAIDRVVAGPQKRTRIMSDKEKKITAYHEGGHALVAAASPNSDPVHKITILSRGRALGYTMVLPDEDKYSTTRNEMLDQLAYMLGGRAAEELVFHDPTTGAANDIEKATATARAMVTQYGMTERLGAIKFGGDNTEPFLGREMSHPRDYSEEVAALVDEEVKKLIETAHNEAWEILVENRDVLDQLVLQLLEKETLNKEQIAEVFAPIVKRPPRPAWTGSSRRTPSTRPPVLSPRELALTNGANGATPAISTAKSTVVDPTPVTEPAPEDRPES
- the hpt gene encoding hypoxanthine phosphoribosyltransferase, which codes for MRVDAKDMGTDLKEVLITKEEIDAKLAELAAKIDAEYAGKDLLIVGVLKGAVMVMADLARSLSTPVTMDWMAVSSYGAGTQSSGVVRILKDLDTDIKGRHVLIVEDIIDSGLTLSWLISNLGSREPATLKVCTLLRKPEAAKVAIDVEWVGFDIPNEFVVGYGLDYAEKYRNLPFVGTLAPHVYGG
- the tilS gene encoding tRNA lysidine(34) synthetase TilS; translation: MGPHPAVAAIRLAVRRVLHDILNDHPTPEADPHERPASPLVLVACSGGADSMALASALAFEAPRLGIRAGGVTVDHGLQPGSDQRAGEVVQRLRELGLDPVEATAVTVGREGGPEAAARDARYAALDSAAVRHGAAAVLLGHTRDDQAETVLLGLARGSGIRSLSGMAAVSGGPGAARRYRRPFLQLDRQTARKACMVQSLPVWDDPHNADPAYTRSRLRHEGLPALEKALGKGVVEALARTAQLSRDDADALDAWAGQAESSVRDAAGLLECAKLYALPPAVRRRILRRAAIEAGAPAGSLFARHIEEVDRLITGWRGQGAINLPGKVVAQRQGGRLVIRQG